The DNA window CATTTGATGCAACAGGAGCTGGAAAATGCCAAACCGGTGATTGTGGTGGCACGCTTGAATGTGAAGGCAGAGGTGCAAATCCACCTACATCTCTCTTTGAGATAACACTTGGTCATGGCGATGATAAAGATTTCTATGATGTTAGCATTGTCGACGGCTACAATCTTCCCATTGTTGCCTCTCCAGTGGGAGCTTTCGGTGTCTGTAATGCCACTGGATGCGCTTCTGATATCAATACTGGTAAAGGGTTTTCATAACTTGACTAACTAACTCTTCTTATTCATCAAGGTCGTTCTAGCTAAAGAAAATTGAGCCTGCACTTAGGTCCCATCTAGTCTAAGGGTTCAGAAATAagtattttcattttaaaactATAAGTAGTAAAGTTTTTAGTAGTTTTTATAAAAggctttataattttttttttcttaagacCCATCCAATCTTAGGGCCAACCCTATTTgttataattgaaaattaaaatagggttgtttttgttttgaaCCGATATGACATAGGTTGTCCGAAAGAGCTTCAAGTGGTTGGAGGAGAAGGTGGAGATGGTGGGAGTGGTGTGATAGGATGTAAGAGTGCATGTGAAGCTTTTGGATTGGACAAGTATTGCTGCAGTGGTCAGTTTGCTAATCCAACCACATGTAAGCCTTCTTTCTATTCAACCATATTCAAAAACGCTTGCCCAAGAGCCTATAGCTATGCTTTTGATGATGGCACCAGTACTTTTACTTGCAAAGCTTATGAGTACTCCATTCTCTTCTGTCCTAAAGATAATGGGTAATGCTTCTTTTCTTCAATctctttatttttcaaaagaatAACTCAATTTCCTTTTTTctgtaaaaagtaaaaattctaCTAAATTATTCTTGTTGTTGACGTTTAATCATGTCGTGAAGGGTGAGAAAACCAAGCAATGGATTGACACCTCCAACAACACCAGGAGGTGAATTTGCACCACCATCGATACCAAATAGCGGTTTGGCACCACCAACGATACCAGATACCGATTTGGCACAACCACCACCAGCCACACCAATAGGTGGACTGGCACCACCAACCATACCGGTGCAAGAGCCATCAATACCAGGGAGTGAGCTTGCACCACCACCGCCAGCCATACCAGTAGGTGGATTGGCACCACCAATCATACCAGTTCAAGAGCCATCAATACCGATACAACAGCCATCGATGCCAGTATATGGCCACAGCGATCAAGCAGCAGTACGGATGGTCTCTTCTTCTAACACACTCTTGCCACTTCCAACCCTGCTGCCAATCGTTCTTCTGATCCTCAAGCTAATCTCATGAACACTTCTAACTGCTCTGAAGTCTTGAGTCCTCGAGAGCTACTAAAGCAATGAGCCAAGAGGAAGAACTTTGTTCTAAAATCTAATTTGAAGAGATGCATGCAGATCATAGCTCATTAGATCCCATCAATTGGCTTTTGttatgttctcaaaatgtacatTGTGATATTGTTACCAAATATAAATCTTACAAAGGAAAAGTAGCCAAATATTTCTACAACTATTTCAGAAACAACATAATTATAAGGGTAATATGATATTTcagtattattaaaattaaatttttcaaggTATATCGATCCCATTATTTCGCCATAAATTCTAACCAACATGTTCATAAAAACCTACAACTAGTGTCATCTAATTGAACATAATACAAATTCTATTGATTGTTAGTTATGGCAGAActaaaatgaataataaaaatataagtttATCCTCACTTCTTGGCCTTGCCCTTGGCTTTCTTGGAAGCTGGAGCTTTCCTTTTTACTTTCTTTTGCGGTTGTGCCTTCCCTCCCGCAGCTCTACCCCGCTTTCGTGCAACGCCCTGTCATCAAGATACATGCACCATATTATATTTGCTAAATGATAAGCTAATATTACTTTAAAGGTTGGATCCATACCGATGCTTTCTCAGCTTTTCCTTTTGACTTTCCATTAGTTTTCTCTTCACCATCTTCACCGAGCTCAGTTTGTTGAGCTTTCGGAACCTTTTCACCCTCTTCATCCGAATCAAATGAGAAACCATCCAGTGTTCCTACTCAGGAGAAGAGAAAAAACCGAATAGATTTAAGGCCATATTAGATTCATGACTCAGCCCAACAGTAGAAAAAAGTTCCCCTACCTTCAACCATAGTTTCGGATTCAAAGACGTTTGATTGTGGTTTTAACTGAATGAAGTCATTCATGATGGCTTCTATCTGATCAAAGAACAGTAATTCAGTCAGTTTTGTTTATAATCTCCAGCTCTTACAAAATTAGGAATCGAAACTTGAAGTGGTACCTCTCTTGAAGATATGTAAAAAGTGGACAAGAGTAAAACAATAAGAGTGAGTTACCTATCAATTACCATACAAATCCAGCAATGAATAcaattcaagagagaaataaGGAAGTACTAACCTTTGCCTCTGATTGTCCAAAGCTAACCTGAAGAACATGGATCATCATTATTATATAGGAGTTCGATACTAAATTTAATgtcaaatatttattatatagctGAGATTCGTACATGACAATACGAGGACATTATTATGTCCAATGTGATGAATTTTAATAGAGGAAACTGATGACTTACTACACAAAATGTTCTGGAAGGAACTATTGTTGTTTTGTATATGGTTCCTGAAACAGTAATCAACACAGAGCATTAATGCAAATAGCTGGGTGTACAAAAATGCAAAACAATTACTTACAACAGATATAAGACCAAACACAAAAACAGGGGTAGGATGAAAAGGCACAAAGAACCATGAAAGTAAGGTAACCAAAGTAAAAATAAGTAAACAAAATAAAGGAGCCGAGGAATTTCATAGTGagtgttttcttttttcatcGATAAATCTTGAATTTAACaactgaaaaaataaaagaagaaagtAAAGATATTGCTCGACAGTTGGTAAGGCGCTAAGGTAATAGGTATCATCAGATAATATCATTCACTTATCTAACCCACTAATCATCGTTGACACgagaaataatttaatttgaagAAAACATACCTTTCAAATCCAAGTACATCTCAGGATCACCAGATGCAGCATCTGAAATGACAACTCGTCCAACAGCACCTATGTCACCAGCCAAATCTATGGAATCCCCTTCACACTCTACAAGTGCCTGCACAGCCACAAGAAGCAAAGTTTAGGTTAATTAATTGTTAGGCCTTAGGATAAATAAAAAGATACATTGGTCATTGTAATGGGGAGTATTGAGATAGTATGTATGTGAGAGTTTCAGAGGGGTTTTGGGTAGAgaattaatttttaaagtgAGCATTAGCTCTTGGCAGAGAGCTGGGTCTCTCGAACACccagcaaccttgttctctttatcttttatatcaaaatatatcaGCTACTATTTTCCTCTTTTGCTACTGTTTAGCACTATTATTCTACCCTTTTGCTACTGTTCTTAATTAATTGCTAGGAAATTCCTATCAAGTGTGTGTCTATCATTAATCAactcatttttcattttcattacGGTTTGAGGTGTGGCAATTTACACATTTGAACGTCTTTAATAActctttttcataattttgttcGAAATATGGAACCAATCTCACAGCAGATAACATGGTAAACATTAAGTAGCAATCTTAGAGACCATAAAAGAAAAGACCATGACAAATAATTTTAACTGTACCCTACCTTTGTTCGTTGGACTTTCTCGGAGAGTATCAAAGGAAATCTTCCAGAAGATACCTGAAAATCATAGAATAGCTAAGGCAATACATAGGCAAAAGATACATGAACAACTTTATTCTTATTATCTTAGTATTCTTACTCGAGATTCAACTTG is part of the Cannabis sativa cultivar Pink pepper isolate KNU-18-1 chromosome 5, ASM2916894v1, whole genome shotgun sequence genome and encodes:
- the LOC115716365 gene encoding pathogenesis-related thaumatin-like protein 3.5, whose product is MYIAKVEAFLCVFFTFISSYYSTFTIINNCPFTIWPGTLAGSGTPQLLTTGFRLDSGQTIRIPSIPGWSGRIWGRTGCTFDATGAGKCQTGDCGGTLECEGRGANPPTSLFEITLGHGDDKDFYDVSIVDGYNLPIVASPVGAFGVCNATGCASDINTGCPKELQVVGGEGGDGGSGVIGCKSACEAFGLDKYCCSGQFANPTTCKPSFYSTIFKNACPRAYSYAFDDGTSTFTCKAYEYSILFCPKDNGVRKPSNGLTPPTTPGGEFAPPSIPNSGLAPPTIPDTDLAQPPPATPIGGLAPPTIPVQEPSIPGSELAPPPPAIPVGGLAPPIIPVQEPSIPIQQPSMPVYGHSDQAAVRMVSSSNTLLPLPTLLPIVLLILKLIS
- the LOC115716366 gene encoding DNA-binding protein BIN4 isoform X2 → MSGSRENSPDWLRCFKPPTETTFELSSDSVVSSPAGSPSKDDGSDSEELTLGGKVAGKVPKKETDDELKSSVWTLSSDSESSPQNSPTAENDKQDSDDEKISQCIGRGKKAVLGSSSDSPSKKASKDKSPKKELQVDGLTTIKEKKKSSLKKEASDDVEMKEEGEPEKQVESRVSSGRFPLILSEKVQRTKALVECEGDSIDLAGDIGAVGRVVISDAASGDPEMYLDLKGTIYKTTIVPSRTFCVVSFGQSEAKIEAIMNDFIQLKPQSNVFESETMVEGTLDGFSFDSDEEGEKVPKAQQTELGEDGEEKTNGKSKGKAEKASGVARKRGRAAGGKAQPQKKVKRKAPASKKAKGKAKK